Proteins from a genomic interval of Oncorhynchus clarkii lewisi isolate Uvic-CL-2024 chromosome 13, UVic_Ocla_1.0, whole genome shotgun sequence:
- the LOC139424364 gene encoding 4-hydroxy-2-oxoglutarate aldolase, mitochondrial: MFGVKTLRTVGPAVCRRGASVLWKPTRTQSRTQSAAAGQRVDIGGIYPPIATPFTQKEDVDYQKLDENLQKYAKIPFKGLVVQGSNGEYPYLTEEERVEVVRRVRLALPTDKLVMAGSGCESTKATVVMTERMAGAGADLVLVVTPCFYKGMMDSRALVHHFTQVADSSPVPVVLYSVPANTGLDLPVDAVVRLAQHPNILGLKDSGGDITRIALIVHKTKPQDFQVLAGSAGFLMAAYSVGCVGGVCALANVLGREVCELEQLCVSGRWEEASALQQRLIEPNTAVTRKFGVPALKQAMEWFGYHGGTCRSPLQPLSEAESQQLRLDFSTNGWLEGDRGRD, translated from the exons ATGTTCGGTGTCAAAACTCTCCGAACTGTCGGTCCAGCAGTGTGTAGACGTGGTGCCTCTGTGCTGTGGAAGCCAACTAGGACCCAGAGCCGAACCCAAAGCGCGGCGGCTGGACAGAGAGTGGACATCGGGGGGATCTACCCGCCAATAGCCACGCCGTTTACTCAGAAAGAGGACGTGGACTATCAGAAACTGGATGAAAACCTGCAGAAGTATGCAAAGATTCCTTTCAAAG GTCTGGTGGTGCAGGGCTCTAATGGAGAGTACCCGTACCTgacggaggaggagagggtagaggtggTGAGGAGGGTCAGACTGGCACTGCCCACAGACAAGCTGGTCATGGCAGGATCCGGATGTGAAT CCACCAAAGCTACAGTAGTGATGACAGAGAGGATGGCGGGGGCGGGGGCAGACCTGGTTCTCGTGGTAACACCATGCTTCTACAAGGGCATGATGGACAGCAGGGCGCTGGTTCACCACTTCACACAG gTGGCAGACAGTAGTCCAGTACCAGTAGTTCTGTACAGTGTCCCGGCTAACACAGGTCTTGACCTCCCTGTTGATGCTGTGGTGAGACTGGCCCAACACCCTAACATACTGGGACTCAAGGACAGCGGAGGAGAC ATCACCAGGATCGCTCTGATTGTTCATAAAACGAAGCCGCAGGATTTTCAGGTTCTGGCGGGTTCCGCCGGGTTCCTTATGGCGGCGTATTCCGTGG gttgTGTGGGCGGTGTGTGTGCGCTTGCCAACGTGCTGGGGCGTGAGGTGTGTGAGCTGGAGCAGCTGTGTGTGTCGGGACGGTGGGAAGAAGCCAGTGCTCTGCAGCAGCGCCTCATAGAGCCCAACACTGCT GTGACCAGGAAGTTTGGCGTTCCCGCTCTCAAGCAGGCGATGGAGTGGTTTGGTTACCACGGTGGCACCTGTCGCTCTCCTCTTCAACCGCTCTCAGAGGCCGAATCACAGCAGCTTAGACTGGACTTCTCCACCAACGGCTGGCTCGAAGGGGACAGGGGGCGGGACTGA